One genomic segment of Paenibacillus sp. FSL H8-0332 includes these proteins:
- a CDS encoding stalk domain-containing protein: protein MTTRTTMLLSLLGLALLLPDRVHADAAPSPQPISIYLDGQQLQPETRPLNIGGTVLVPMRGLFEAQGAELSWNNASKTVTAVKGGTALTYTLGSSTALLNGKTAQLAVPGQLSQGYSMIPLRFISEALGSQVSWEPASGSVMISSAAAYETSVTWGVNLRSSPDAGSSATSLGLLPAGSKVHVIREVNALWLEVRTADNGRGYISSKPKFTDYRSPSLLQKQGEALIASGQQYLGAPYEFGASPDQTDTFDCSSFVKRVFGDMLGVELPRVSYDQAQEGRKVGMDELRTGDLLFFTARGLDIGHVAIYAGYNRILHTYSKEQGVHMEDFGSKWKQRFVTARRIL, encoded by the coding sequence ATGACAACAAGAACAACTATGCTGCTGTCTCTGCTTGGACTGGCCCTGTTATTACCAGACCGCGTCCATGCAGATGCAGCCCCTTCACCCCAGCCCATCTCCATCTACCTGGACGGGCAGCAACTTCAGCCGGAGACCCGGCCGCTGAACATCGGGGGGACCGTACTGGTTCCTATGCGCGGCTTGTTCGAAGCCCAGGGGGCTGAGCTCTCTTGGAACAATGCAAGCAAGACGGTAACTGCCGTCAAAGGCGGAACTGCACTCACCTATACCTTAGGCTCGTCCACAGCTCTGCTGAACGGGAAGACCGCTCAGTTGGCTGTGCCGGGGCAACTGTCGCAAGGCTACAGTATGATTCCCCTGCGCTTCATCAGTGAAGCCCTAGGTAGCCAGGTGAGCTGGGAGCCGGCTTCGGGCTCCGTCATGATCTCCTCGGCAGCCGCCTATGAGACCTCGGTCACATGGGGGGTCAATCTTCGCAGCAGCCCGGATGCCGGTAGCAGCGCCACTAGTCTAGGCCTGCTGCCCGCCGGAAGCAAGGTCCATGTCATCCGTGAGGTTAATGCCCTCTGGCTGGAGGTGCGGACTGCGGATAATGGGAGAGGATATATCTCCTCCAAGCCGAAATTTACGGATTACAGAAGCCCTTCCCTGCTGCAGAAGCAAGGGGAAGCGCTGATCGCCTCCGGTCAACAATACCTGGGTGCCCCTTATGAATTCGGCGCTTCTCCTGACCAGACGGATACATTCGACTGCTCTTCTTTTGTGAAGCGTGTATTTGGGGATATGCTCGGAGTTGAGCTTCCCCGTGTCTCCTACGATCAGGCACAGGAAGGCCGGAAGGTTGGCATGGACGAGCTGCGCACCGGAGATCTGCTGTTCTTCACCGCCAGAGGTCTTGACATCGGACACGTAGCCATCTACGCCGGATATAACCGGATACTGCATACCTACTCCAAGGAGCAGGGTGTACATATGGAGGATTTCGGCAGCAAGTGGAAGCAGCGGTTTGTTACCGCGCGGCGGATTCTATAA
- a CDS encoding zinc ribbon domain-containing protein YjdM produces the protein MNELPNCPQCSSVYTYEDGELLVCPECGHEWSLDAGSTSGEEEKVIKDANGNVLADGDTVTVIKDLKVKGSSSVLKIGTKVKNIRLVEGDHDIDCKIDGFGAMKLKSEFVRKA, from the coding sequence ATGAATGAATTGCCAAATTGCCCGCAGTGCAGCTCTGTGTACACCTATGAGGACGGAGAGCTTCTGGTCTGCCCGGAATGCGGACATGAGTGGTCTTTGGATGCAGGAAGTACGAGCGGTGAAGAAGAGAAGGTAATCAAGGATGCTAACGGGAATGTACTGGCTGACGGGGACACCGTAACGGTGATCAAGGATCTCAAGGTCAAGGGCAGCTCGTCCGTTCTGAAGATAGGCACCAAGGTGAAGAACATCCGGCTGGTGGAAGGCGACCATGATATCGATTGCAAAATCGACGGGTTCGGCGCAATGAAGCTAAAATCGGAGTTTGTGCGCAAGGCATAG
- a CDS encoding GNAT family N-acetyltransferase, giving the protein MIQLEAVTEPLSLESLDIQASILNSQPEFNLMVEHKPYLEPLELQAENRKNLVMGEKMLYIKFRERVAGLLTYLPDYGPDHYPWIGLLVIHRHYSRQGLGKAAVHELERILQQQGLQAVRLAVQLENKAGEAFWTLNGYGRIRSATDNHDNQVDVYEKQFG; this is encoded by the coding sequence ATGATCCAGTTAGAAGCTGTTACCGAACCACTGTCTCTGGAGAGTCTTGACATACAAGCCTCCATCCTGAACTCACAGCCTGAATTCAATCTGATGGTAGAGCATAAGCCTTACCTCGAACCGCTGGAGCTGCAAGCAGAGAACCGTAAGAACCTCGTCATGGGTGAGAAAATGCTGTACATCAAGTTCCGTGAACGCGTCGCCGGTCTGCTCACCTATCTTCCTGACTACGGCCCGGATCACTATCCCTGGATTGGCCTTCTGGTAATTCACCGGCACTATAGCCGGCAAGGCTTAGGGAAGGCTGCCGTGCATGAACTGGAGAGAATACTTCAGCAGCAGGGCTTACAAGCCGTTAGGCTGGCTGTCCAGCTCGAGAATAAGGCCGGTGAGGCATTCTGGACCCTGAACGGATATGGCCGGATCAGAAGTGCAACGGATAACCATGATAACCAGGTGGATGTCTACGAGAAGCAGTTTGGATGA
- a CDS encoding catalase family peroxidase, with amino-acid sequence MNKLESESEHSSSQPAAEAVDAIENLSGVHPGYRRAHAAGVCCRGLFRPSGLGKEFTEAGHLQEQQVNAVVRFSGSSTDPALADLLSPAKGLAVQFVLPDGEVTNLVGVTVPVFFARTPESFIDIVHMAHRLRTGTLGPIELMKEIVSHFSESKEALLAVRRLKPPASYAECHYYCIHAYVLVNAEGRQQPVRFEWVPETGVRTLTLEEAAQQPDRYLEDELELRFKDEPAIFQLVAVLGEEGDATDDPTHAWPGDRRRIDLGRLHISEIIPDPKDLLMDPTALTTGMLLSDDPILKFRSAAYAESYGRRIEGR; translated from the coding sequence ATGAATAAATTGGAATCAGAATCGGAGCATAGCAGCAGCCAGCCTGCCGCTGAGGCCGTAGATGCCATAGAGAACCTGTCCGGTGTCCATCCCGGATACCGCCGCGCCCATGCAGCGGGAGTCTGCTGCCGCGGCCTCTTCCGCCCGAGCGGACTGGGGAAGGAATTCACGGAGGCGGGACATCTTCAGGAGCAGCAGGTGAATGCCGTTGTCCGCTTCTCGGGCAGCTCCACCGATCCGGCACTTGCCGATCTGCTCTCCCCTGCCAAGGGGCTGGCTGTCCAGTTCGTCCTGCCGGATGGCGAGGTTACGAATCTGGTTGGAGTGACCGTGCCTGTCTTTTTTGCGCGGACCCCGGAGTCCTTCATCGACATTGTACACATGGCCCACCGGTTGCGGACCGGGACACTCGGACCGATTGAGCTGATGAAGGAAATTGTCAGCCACTTCAGCGAGAGCAAGGAAGCTCTGCTCGCTGTGAGACGGCTGAAGCCGCCTGCCAGCTACGCCGAATGTCACTATTACTGCATACATGCTTATGTGCTGGTCAATGCAGAGGGCAGGCAGCAGCCTGTCCGGTTCGAATGGGTTCCTGAGACGGGCGTGCGCACACTGACGCTGGAGGAGGCTGCGCAGCAGCCGGACCGCTATCTGGAGGATGAGCTGGAGCTGCGCTTCAAGGATGAGCCGGCCATCTTCCAGCTGGTCGCTGTTCTTGGGGAGGAAGGCGATGCTACGGATGATCCTACCCATGCCTGGCCCGGGGACCGACGGAGAATCGATCTCGGGCGGCTGCATATTTCAGAGATCATTCCCGATCCGAAGGATCTGCTCATGGACCCGACGGCCCTCACAACCGGCATGCTCCTCTCGGATGACCCGATTCTTAAGTTCCGCAGCGCGGCCTACGCCGAATCTTATGGACGGCGGATCGAAGGAAGATAG
- a CDS encoding YegS/Rv2252/BmrU family lipid kinase encodes MQQAMVIMNPSSGKAEARDYIRAAEEVLQGAGYQVTVQETAGEGDATAFCLQACAERYDLVVAIGGDGTLHETMNGLADQQHRPTLGIVPMGTVNDFARALQIPLVPEEAIQSLASPRTRRVDMGRLNDRLFVNVVAAGSLAGSLSSVSSEDKSRLGFLAYLKEGIKELASNTAHTLTITHDGEIWEGSSPLFIAALTNSVGGFEKLAPTAAVDDGLLHCFIVKDLHLLNSVTVSISLLLGNLRNHKDIIYFTAKEVSVRSTEQVQTNVDGEQGPPLPISLSTIPRHIQVVVPED; translated from the coding sequence ATGCAGCAGGCCATGGTCATCATGAACCCGTCGTCCGGCAAGGCAGAGGCGCGGGATTATATCAGAGCAGCGGAAGAGGTGCTGCAAGGCGCAGGCTATCAGGTTACCGTCCAGGAGACCGCAGGGGAAGGAGATGCCACCGCCTTCTGCCTCCAGGCATGCGCCGAGCGCTATGATCTGGTGGTTGCCATTGGAGGAGACGGGACGCTCCACGAGACGATGAACGGCCTTGCAGATCAGCAGCACCGCCCCACACTTGGCATTGTACCGATGGGCACCGTCAACGATTTCGCCCGCGCGCTGCAGATTCCGCTTGTTCCTGAAGAGGCCATCCAGAGCCTGGCTTCGCCCCGGACCCGAAGAGTCGATATGGGCCGGCTGAATGACCGGCTGTTCGTCAATGTGGTAGCCGCAGGCTCTCTGGCAGGCTCCCTCTCCTCGGTTAGCTCCGAAGACAAGAGCCGGCTCGGGTTCCTTGCTTATCTAAAAGAGGGCATTAAGGAGCTGGCCAGCAATACTGCACATACCCTGACGATCACTCACGACGGGGAGATCTGGGAAGGCTCCTCCCCGCTGTTCATTGCGGCCCTGACGAATTCCGTGGGCGGCTTCGAGAAGCTTGCCCCCACTGCCGCTGTAGATGACGGCCTGCTCCATTGCTTCATCGTCAAGGACCTGCACCTGCTGAATTCCGTTACGGTCAGCATCTCCCTGCTGCTCGGCAATCTGCGGAATCATAAGGATATCATCTACTTCACAGCCAAGGAGGTCTCCGTCCGCTCCACTGAGCAGGTACAGACGAATGTGGACGGCGAGCAAGGTCCGCCGCTGCCGATCTCCTTAAGCACCATTCCGCGCCACATTCAGGTCGTGGTGCCGGAGGACTGA
- a CDS encoding aminoglycoside phosphotransferase family protein: MIENIIRGLEERYACRLKRLTGGYTNLTYLMAGAEPPLVAKITNLSNEDTLNEVQVMRLVQGSCDAPVVHEVSEMEGMRIIIMDCMQGGNAQSVLDARDWTRAERIYSRMGQLLAAQIHSRPYQPQETEIRLSNRSALSQVIQKLEFVPAALGRQSLHFLSAAEAGELPWVLTHGDYGVHNLLCEADDLLHVLDWEWAEWGSPLNDVAWVCWFTKHHYPVQSVLLNTAFMRGYLSVNPLSFTAPQMKAASLYRVWNILQRLQIAPKEVQREWVRRLEWTLGEDFAELHGIS, from the coding sequence ATGATTGAGAACATCATCAGAGGTCTGGAAGAAAGATATGCCTGCCGGCTGAAGCGGCTGACAGGGGGATATACGAATCTCACCTATCTGATGGCGGGGGCGGAGCCGCCGCTTGTAGCCAAAATAACAAATCTGTCCAATGAAGACACCCTCAATGAGGTTCAGGTGATGCGGCTGGTGCAGGGAAGCTGTGATGCCCCGGTGGTGCATGAGGTGTCGGAGATGGAGGGGATGCGCATCATCATCATGGACTGCATGCAGGGCGGGAACGCCCAATCCGTTCTGGATGCCAGGGACTGGACAAGAGCCGAGCGGATCTACAGCAGAATGGGGCAGCTGCTGGCTGCCCAGATTCATTCCCGCCCTTATCAGCCGCAAGAGACAGAGATCCGGCTTAGCAACAGGTCTGCACTCAGTCAGGTGATTCAAAAGCTGGAATTCGTCCCCGCCGCTCTCGGCAGGCAGTCACTTCACTTTCTGTCTGCTGCGGAGGCCGGGGAGCTTCCGTGGGTCCTGACCCATGGCGATTACGGAGTACATAATCTGCTCTGTGAAGCCGATGATCTGCTGCATGTGCTGGACTGGGAATGGGCGGAATGGGGCAGCCCGCTGAATGATGTCGCCTGGGTCTGCTGGTTCACGAAGCACCATTATCCCGTACAATCCGTGCTGCTCAACACTGCCTTCATGCGGGGCTATCTGTCTGTTAACCCGTTATCCTTCACTGCGCCCCAGATGAAGGCGGCGAGTCTGTACAGGGTATGGAATATCCTGCAACGCCTGCAAATAGCGCCCAAGGAGGTGCAGCGTGAATGGGTCAGACGTCTGGAATGGACGCTCGGTGAGGACTTCGCAGAGCTGCACGGAATCAGCTGA
- a CDS encoding DinB family protein translates to MVHAKDVLANQLLAGANDPSWHLPYMQAVENVTEEEAFWKPVEGVSSIAELTQHLLYWNEAWQTRYREGHMDALPPVKDNNLSFRLPADIAFSELRGRLLQTLLNWQSLLSEEGLEEQVNGFPVPAVWWEIISNAATHNAYHIGQIVLIHKLYIPARLQA, encoded by the coding sequence ATGGTTCATGCCAAGGATGTGCTTGCCAATCAACTGCTGGCCGGTGCTAATGATCCCAGCTGGCATCTTCCTTATATGCAGGCTGTGGAGAACGTGACCGAGGAGGAAGCGTTCTGGAAGCCGGTTGAAGGAGTCAGCAGCATAGCTGAGCTTACCCAGCATTTACTGTACTGGAATGAAGCCTGGCAGACACGGTACCGCGAAGGGCATATGGACGCTTTGCCTCCGGTTAAGGATAATAACCTCAGCTTCCGGCTTCCGGCAGATATTGCGTTCAGTGAGCTGCGCGGAAGGCTGCTGCAGACGCTCTTGAACTGGCAGAGCCTGCTGTCTGAGGAAGGGCTGGAAGAGCAGGTGAACGGGTTCCCGGTACCGGCTGTATGGTGGGAGATCATCAGCAATGCGGCAACTCATAATGCCTATCATATCGGTCAAATAGTGTTGATCCACAAGCTGTACATTCCGGCCAGGCTACAAGCATAA
- a CDS encoding phosphatidate cytidylyltransferase: MDRSLFTLVLIFAALSVIHGLYLVVSRLQKDKDYTGIGFRIKTWWGMLFIFCLATLSNSVVSLLSLMVLSFFALKEYFSMIRTRKADRRLFLWAYLSIPLQFYWVYIEWYGMFIVFIPVYVFLLLPLPRLINKGTLGFLRSVSATQWGLMLMVFGLSHLAYFQFATPEYGAGLVLFLVVLTQLNDAVHYLASIYFGRHKIVPTANPHLTWEGFVCAFVVTTAVSYLMYPHLTPLNPVFGYLSGMLVSLSGFFGSLTVSVLKRDLLIGDDDKFAALQTSYLSRIDSLTYTAPVFFHVIRYYFDFM; the protein is encoded by the coding sequence GTGGACCGCTCCTTATTCACACTAGTTCTGATCTTTGCAGCTCTATCGGTTATACATGGACTGTATCTTGTGGTCAGCAGATTGCAGAAGGACAAGGATTATACCGGAATCGGCTTCCGCATCAAAACCTGGTGGGGCATGCTGTTCATCTTCTGCCTCGCTACCCTGTCCAATTCTGTCGTGTCCCTGCTGTCCCTGATGGTGCTGAGCTTCTTCGCCCTCAAGGAGTATTTCTCCATGATCCGGACCAGAAAAGCGGACCGCAGGCTGTTCCTATGGGCTTATCTGTCTATTCCGCTGCAATTCTACTGGGTCTACATTGAATGGTACGGGATGTTCATTGTCTTCATTCCAGTCTATGTGTTCCTGCTGTTGCCGCTCCCCCGGCTGATCAACAAAGGGACCCTTGGCTTCCTGCGCAGCGTCAGCGCTACCCAGTGGGGACTTATGCTGATGGTATTCGGACTGAGTCATCTGGCTTACTTCCAATTCGCAACGCCGGAGTACGGGGCAGGTCTGGTCCTCTTCCTAGTGGTACTGACCCAGCTCAATGATGCCGTTCACTATCTGGCTTCGATCTACTTCGGCAGACACAAAATCGTCCCGACCGCAAATCCCCACCTGACCTGGGAAGGATTCGTCTGCGCGTTTGTGGTGACAACAGCGGTATCCTATCTGATGTATCCTCATCTGACACCGCTGAATCCGGTCTTCGGTTATCTCTCCGGCATGCTGGTCAGTCTCAGTGGATTCTTCGGCAGCCTGACCGTCTCCGTGCTTAAGCGGGATCTGCTGATCGGGGATGATGACAAATTCGCCGCACTTCAGACAAGCTATCTGAGCCGCATCGACAGCCTCACCTATACCGCACCGGTGTTCTTCCATGTAATCCGCTACTATTTCGACTTCATGTAG